Proteins from one Agelaius phoeniceus isolate bAgePho1 chromosome 10, bAgePho1.hap1, whole genome shotgun sequence genomic window:
- the OTOS gene encoding otospiralin produces the protein MTFTGFFIFCMLMNMLADARSIQDGDDPYQDAAALPYWPFSSNDFWSYVEYFRTLGAYNRINDMARAFFAQFPFGSHLGYHVRDHEH, from the exons ATGACATTTACTGGCTTCTTTATCTTCTGTATGCTGATGAACATGCTAGCAG ATGCCCGATCCATCCAGGATGGAGATG ATCCCTATCAGGATGCTGCAGCCTTGCCGTACTGGCCCTTCTCATCCAATGATTTCTGGTCCTATGTGGAATATTTCCGGACCTTGGGAGCCTACAACAGGATCAATGACATGGCCAGAGCCTTCTTTGCCCAGTTCCCTTTTGGGAGCCACCTCGGCTACCATGTGCGTGACCATGAGCACTGA
- the COPS9 gene encoding COP9 signalosome complex subunit 9 yields MKPAVDEMFPEGAGPYVDLDEAGGSTGLLMDLAANEKAVHADFFNDFEDLFDDDDIQ; encoded by the exons ATGAAGCCGGCGGTGGACGAGATGTTCCCTGAGGGCGCCGGCCCGTACGTGGACCTGGATGAG GCAGGGGGAAGCACGGGGCTGCTGATGGACCTGGCCGCCAACGAGAAAGCGGTGCACGCCGACTTCTTCAATG ATTTTGAAGATCTCTTTGATGACGATGACATCCAGTGA
- the LOC129124574 gene encoding adiponectin, whose translation MRGLAGFLLCSLLLLAPYSTGVAAQETPQPDPKMPCANWMGGAPGYPGHNGAPGRDGKDGRDGLKGDKGDEGPAGPKGEPGPVGSRGFPGPPGSPGIPGTPGQKGKDAFVQRSAFSVGLTERSPAPNVPIRFSKIFYNEQGHYDPSTGKFLCNVPGTYFFSYHLTVYLSDVKVSLYRKDKAVIFTYDQFQNNNVDQASGSVLLHLSSGDEVWLQVYGNGDKNGVYADNLNDSTFMGFLLYPDPDTY comes from the exons ATGAGGGGCCTGGCAGGGTTCCTGCTGTGCTcgttgctgctgctggccccctACTCCACTGGGGTGGCTGCCCAGGAGACCCCCCAGCCTGACCCCAAAATGCCATGTGCCAACTGGATGGGAGGAGCACCCGGCTACCCTGGCCACAACGGTGCCCCCGGCCGGGATGGGAAGGATGGAAGAGATGGACTCAAGGGAGATAAAGGAGATGAAG gtccagCAGGTCCCAAAGGTGAACCGGGCCCAGTAGGAAGCCGAGGCTTTCCCGGACCCCCTGGATctcctggaattcctggaaCCCCAGGGCAGAAGGGCAAAGATGCTTTTGTGCAGCGCTCTGCCTTCAGCGTGGGGCTGACGGAGCGGAGCCCGGCCCCCAACGTCCCCATCCGCTTCAGCAAGATCTTCTACAACGAGCAGGGCCACTACGACCCCAGCACGGGCAAGTTCCTCTGCAACGTGCCCGGCACCTACTTCTTCTCCTACCACCTCACTGTGTACCTGTCAGACGTCAAGGTCAGCCTCTACAGGAAGGACAAGGCTGTCATCTTCACCTATGACCAGTTCCAGAACAACAACGTGGACCAAGCCAGCGGCTCCGTCCTGCTGCACCTCAGCTCCGGGGACGAGGTCTGGCTCCAGGTGTATGGGAACGGGGACAAGAATGGGGTCTATGCTGACAACCTCAATGATTCCACCTTCATGGGCTTCCTCCTGTACCCTGACCCAGATACCTACTAA